In Methylobacterium aquaticum, the following are encoded in one genomic region:
- a CDS encoding TolC family protein, whose protein sequence is MLVGATLLATAMVGCTVKPQPLGPAELGAYAADKLRRVGSDQPLPGPRIDLYEAFARALKYNLDQRVEIMQTAVRARELSFASYSMLPNFVANSAYAGRDSYAASSSISVLSQRQSLEPSYSQDKNFVFGDLSLSWNILDFGLSYVRARQAADAVLIAEESRRRVVSRIIEDVRTAYWRALTSERLASRLRALEGRAQTAIGDARRLYAERQTSPLTALTYERELIEIRREAQRVEADLLVARSQLASLMNLPPDLPFRLAEMEGVEAGLKIGVPDSDLVRVALENRSELREVAYRQRINGREATAALLELLPGFNVIVGGNADSNRLLYNASWVGWGARASWNLMNVFRYPERTGLIDAQDALLDKRALAVTMAVMTQVHVSRIRHALAMREYETAAAFRRVQRRIVGQMRASAAALSTSEQTLIREEMNTLIAEVKFDLAHAAVQNARANVFASLGLDSFPLATIDGQDLQGLTQTVRTSWLGIGAVLADAPPIPQVPPIPQVSRPPAALPLGLRR, encoded by the coding sequence GTGTTGGTCGGAGCCACGCTTCTGGCCACGGCGATGGTCGGCTGCACGGTGAAGCCCCAGCCGCTCGGGCCGGCTGAACTCGGTGCCTACGCGGCGGACAAGCTGCGCCGCGTCGGGTCCGACCAGCCTTTGCCGGGACCGCGCATCGATCTCTACGAGGCCTTCGCCCGCGCCCTGAAGTACAATCTCGATCAGCGCGTCGAGATCATGCAGACGGCGGTGCGCGCGCGCGAGCTGAGCTTCGCCAGCTATTCCATGCTGCCGAACTTCGTCGCCAACAGCGCCTATGCCGGGCGCGACAGCTACGCCGCCAGCTCCTCGATCTCGGTGCTGAGCCAGCGCCAGTCGCTGGAGCCATCCTACAGCCAGGACAAGAACTTCGTCTTCGGCGACTTGTCCTTGAGCTGGAACATCCTCGATTTCGGCTTGTCGTACGTGCGCGCGCGGCAGGCCGCCGATGCCGTCCTCATCGCCGAGGAGAGCCGCCGCCGGGTGGTGAGCCGCATCATCGAGGACGTGCGGACCGCCTATTGGCGCGCGCTCACGAGCGAGCGGCTCGCGAGCCGCCTGCGCGCCCTCGAGGGGCGCGCTCAGACGGCGATCGGCGACGCCCGCCGGCTCTACGCCGAGCGCCAGACCTCGCCGCTCACGGCGCTGACCTACGAGCGCGAGCTGATCGAGATCCGGCGCGAGGCCCAGCGCGTCGAAGCCGACCTCCTGGTCGCCCGCAGCCAGCTCGCCTCGCTGATGAACCTTCCGCCCGACCTGCCGTTCCGCCTCGCCGAGATGGAGGGGGTCGAGGCCGGCCTGAAGATCGGGGTCCCCGATTCCGACCTCGTCCGCGTCGCCCTGGAGAACCGGTCGGAACTCCGCGAGGTCGCCTACCGCCAGCGCATCAACGGGCGGGAGGCGACCGCCGCCCTGCTCGAATTGCTGCCCGGCTTCAACGTCATCGTCGGCGGGAACGCCGATTCGAACCGCCTGCTCTACAATGCGAGCTGGGTCGGCTGGGGCGCCCGCGCGAGCTGGAACCTCATGAACGTGTTCCGCTACCCCGAGCGGACCGGCCTCATCGACGCGCAGGACGCGCTCCTCGACAAGCGGGCGCTCGCCGTCACCATGGCGGTGATGACCCAGGTCCATGTCAGCCGGATCCGCCACGCGCTCGCCATGCGGGAATACGAGACGGCTGCCGCGTTCCGCCGCGTCCAGCGCCGCATCGTGGGGCAGATGCGCGCCTCCGCCGCCGCACTCTCGACGAGCGAGCAGACCCTGATCCGCGAGGAGATGAACACCCTGATCGCCGAGGTGAAGTTCGACCTCGCCCATGCGGCCGTCCAGAACGCCCGCGCCAACGTGTTCGCCTCCCTCGGCCTCGACTCCTTCCCGCTGGCGACCATCGATGGCCAGGACCTTCAAGGCCTGACGCAGACCGTGCGGACGAGCTGGCTCGGGATCGGCGCCGTCCTCGCCGACGCCCCTCCGATCCCGCAGGTTCCTCCGATCCCGCAGGTCTCGCGCCCGCCCGCCGCCCTGCCCCTCGGATTGAGGCGCTGA